The genomic window ATTTTCGcactacctaaatttttttttttttttatggtcggGCATTAGCTAAGGTCTAGCACACAGAGAGAGAACTTTAAACTCCACGCATTATCATGGCTAACCACCCAAGCCACAAGAAAAATTAATCTACAATTATGTAGTTACAAATATAATGATAAGATCCACTTGATCTTTAAAATTCACATGGAGGAGAGAAAAATGCCAAATATAATTCACTTCAACCAAGATTCCTAGGTATAGATTTGCACACATCCGATGACATCTCCTTCAGAAAATATCATTTATCTAATCACAGCCTCTCGAACACCAGGTTTTCTAACTTCGGGAATATGTGATCTATATACTCATCTTAACCAGTCACCTGACATCATTTTGCCATTAACAGAAAAGCAATTGACATTCTTATAACAAACATCTGTATCCAAATGCCAGTAATCTGTCATTTTAGGTTATCATTGTACTTAAGTCCAAAGTACACCACACAGTTGGGAACCTATTAAAACAACAGACCACTCAACATCGAATGCACACAATGCTTGTATTTTATGTTTACTGAGTTGAGGATCTAATTCTAACATATTGACATGCTGATAAGATGATCGTTCTGCCCGAAATACTACAAAGGCATAAAACAAGACAGCAGCTCACACGCACTTGCCATCTTCATTCAATGGCTTCCAATGTCATCAGGTTTAGGTTAAATGCTGAAGTCAGAATGATGCTAGTTTTACATAATAAAACACAGCAATTCGACAACAATAAGACTTGTCTGAATGCTATTAATGAGAATTCGCCACTTGACTTCCATGACTAAAGTCATGCTACTGCTGAAACAAGCATCCTCCTCTAATCATAAAGCCCTTCTTCATGCCAAATGTCAACCAAAAAATCTACCATCTCCTGCAAGTCTCAAAGTTAGATGTCATATAACAATCAGAAAATCCTGCATATAAAATTCATATCAGACTAAGGACGTAACCATATGATACCTAGAAAGCAATGAGTTTGGAGAGCAGCAACAGAACTTACAGATAGTGGGATTGGTTGGGGGAAAGGTTGATTGGTTGAAAGTAAATCATCATAAGTCGTGCACCAGCTACAAGAACCAAGAACAAAGAAGCTATCAGGAAACAAAATGGTAAGAAAGACAAATTTAAATGTAAAGAATTAAATTGTAGCAACAACATATTAAGGCATGCAAAAGATTCATTTAACAACAACAGCAAACATTTAGAAAAGGTGTCTATGCTGATGTACATTGTCATTCTATATCCAGAGCTTGTTATACTTCAGCCAATTTCCAAAAGTGTCTTCATTTTATAATGGGTAGCGTTTATGAACATAATGTTATTGTTGGACAAGAACTAGCAAATGAATGCCTTGCCGTCCCTTAACAATCATAGTCCTGATTTCAGACTACCTTGCTGATCTAACATTATATTTGTTGGGGCACCACATTTACTTGACAAATCTTCTCTACACATATAGAAGACTTTGGGACTTTCCAAAAGAACCACTGAGATAAAATTTGTAAAAGGATGTGAACAATTAATTTTTAAGTATGATGGAGAACGATTTTTTGCATATTGACACTGATATGCCATGAGAGTATTCTTCAAATAAAGTTTTACTAAAACATAAATGTCAATTTCAGTTAAGAAAAAATTGCCAGACCCATAATTCAGTTGTTCTTTCTTATAGTATATTAGATTAGATATGCAGAGTGATGACATACATAGGGTGTTTCAGAGGTCTAAATAAAAGGTCTCATTACCTTAACAGATCTAGGCTGGATCTCCATGCATTTATAATGAAACAAACAAGTAATTGCACCCATGCACCAAATATGTCATCATCAACCATGTGCCTTGACTTTTTGGATGCATGTAATTATAATTGATGAAATTACCAAAACAACCATCCCGAAGTTTAAATTTATATATGTGCATGCACaggataaaattttaaatgtTTCCAAGGCATAACTAATACTAGAATGAATGGTAGGAGATCTAAATTATTAACTTGTGCATACAACATTAAACAATCAAACCGTAATTTCCTAGCTTTCTTAAATTGACCACGATAGAGGTTTGTCATGAGGGTTTGGCCTACCTTATATTACAGAAACAAGACATCAATGtgctaagaaaaagaagaagaagatataggCACACCAAAAGAATATTATATACAAGTCAGATAATGGTCACACAGTTATGCCCACAAAAATGAAAGTGAGAAGAAAAGTTGATGAAGTTCTATCCTTGTATATAAAGGAAAAGGCTATTATAGATTTAATGAGGGCATTAAACTTTCGAGCATAAATTAGAAGATTAATAATAGTATTGTAGTCATTGTAACAACAGTGCTTAAAGAACAAAATGCAAATATCAAGGAATGCCTAACCTTATTATTGGTTCTCTTGGTGCTCTATGGGATTTCTTTGACCGATCACCAACCCATTCTCTTCTCATCTCATTCCAAGCTATAGCAGCTGCAAGATACATAATGAATATTACCCTCAAATAATTTTAAGGGCAAAGTTTTGTATTTTTAAGCaataagccaaaaaaaaaaaaagaaaggaaataatCTAAAATGGTCAGATAATAGAAGCTATAACATGGGCCATATAGAAGCATAAATATCTAAACATCAAACAGTGAAGCAGAAGGTGAGTATTTGTTAAAAACTACTGTCATAAATATCAAGATCAAAAGATGGCATTTTCAATATAATAAGAGAGATCAACCTTGGTTGATAAATGAACCATTGTTGGTGTTTTCCTCAGCAAAGTTGCTGTCTTCATTGATGGTAGTGGGAACAGAAGAAATGTGTGTCTCAACCGAGTAAGATATGCTAACATTATTCTCCATCGCCTCTGGACTTGTTGACCATTGCCTTCTCTTATGCCTAGATGGTTGACCAGAATTCTTCTTTTGGGGTGTCCTTAATGTTCTATCCGGTACTGGTTGAGGTTTGGCTAGACCTCCAACACAGCAACTGCTCTGTACAAAGATTTAACAAATGAGAGATGCTCCACATGTGAATTGCTCATGAGCATCGTACTAAAACTGTAACACAAACTAGACAACTAACAGATAGTTGTAGCTCAGTTGcgtaagaagaacaaatatttgcacagaaaaataaatataaccACAATGCAATTTAATCCAGCCATGAAAGATACCTACCCCATATAAGCTAAGAGAGAGTCACTTCAATAAGATAATCCATTAGCATGACAAAATGCCCATCTGAATAGCAGATATAGATGCTTTTCACACTTATTGTCAATGTAGAGTAGCAGATTCTTCTACCTGTTCCAATGAAGTTCGCATCAAAGACCTATCAGAACAGTATCATAGAATCATAGGTATGTTTTCAATCTTATATAAGAGTACCACAGTGTCTTCCACATTGGTAGTGGTTCTATAAGTCAATAGAGGGACACACACATACAATTTTTTTTCCAATATGAaaaacacccaaaaaaaaaatgtcaaCCTTGCAATCAACAGAAACTCCTATATTGAGAACAACTGAATCAACTATAGGAAGAAGAACCTCTACTACGTATTTGCCTTGACTAAGTTCATCAACATCCTTAAAGATGCCAGATCCTAGCTTCAAAAAGGAACTATGATGGAGTAAAAATATGAATACAGAAGAATATTTGGAGGGGAACCAGTACAATATGACAATGCAACATGTGGTCGAGCATTAACAATAAGTTTCAAGTTCGACCCAAAACAATCAGTTTCAACCAAAAATGGACTGGTTTCATCCAAGAGCAAACTGAAACTAACCCCAGGTTTTGGATTTCAGTCTAGTTTCAGTGGTTTTAGCTAGTTTTGATGAGAATTAACCAAAACTAGCCATGGATGTTTTCTTAATGCTTTGTTTTGATGTGTATTATTATATTGGGATTATTTCTTTATTTCTTGCAGTATATAAGCTACATTCTCAATGTTTACTAAT from Elaeis guineensis isolate ETL-2024a chromosome 4, EG11, whole genome shotgun sequence includes these protein-coding regions:
- the LOC105042938 gene encoding uncharacterized protein isoform X1, which codes for MGCCVGGLAKPQPVPDRTLRTPQKKNSGQPSRHKRRQWSTSPEAMENNVSISYSVETHISSVPTTINEDSNFAEENTNNGSFINQAAIAWNEMRREWVGDRSKKSHRAPREPIISWCTTYDDLLSTNQPFPQPIPLSEMVDFLVDIWHEEGLYD
- the LOC105042938 gene encoding uncharacterized protein isoform X2 is translated as MENNVSISYSVETHISSVPTTINEDSNFAEENTNNGSFINQAAIAWNEMRREWVGDRSKKSHRAPREPIISWCTTYDDLLSTNQPFPQPIPLSEMVDFLVDIWHEEGLYD